A window of Fusarium musae strain F31 chromosome 1, whole genome shotgun sequence genomic DNA:
TATCGCCCTCAATGTTGATGGTCGAATCGGGTGCAAGGACGTTGGGATACTTACCGAAACGTCTCGGGATCGGTTCCAGAAGCAGTTCAGCGGAAAGTGGAGGGTGCGTGCCCGTGGCGACGTCAATTGCCAGGTGAATAGCAGTGCCTGCGGCAGCAAGGGCGTGTGCTTCCCGACCACTGGGTCCCAAGATATCAACTGGTGGCTGGACAACTATGGCGGAACTGTTTAAACTGTAGGCTACTTGTTCTCCTGGAATCCGACGTGGCCTCTTGCAGGACTTATCCAGCGGCGTAGCTGCGGACAGTATATGGTGTCGAATGACTGCTGTAACTGATTCTGCCAAAATTTCCCTTCTCCGAAgcgacttcttctccatgaGTCAGGtaaagagaaggaggagataaATTAAGCacgctattatataaaatcttgCCAGGCATCTGATATACTCGCGAGCTCAGTGATAGGTCTGGAACGTAGTCTCTTAGCCGTAGCATGAGAGCGGAGCTAAACCCAGGTAACGATGCCAGATGAGGAGTCTATTGCCCCATAGATTTGGCTAATGGCCGcagcatacctaggtaggaaGTACTTGGCATAATTGCGCCAAGATAGGCCGGCTAAATAGGTACCTGACTCGAGAAGCCTTGCCTTGCATGATCCTAGTCGTGAGTGACCACTTAGATCTCGCTGGTCGCGCAATCCAAGATACCAGAATTAGATTACATTATTTCttccctttttatttacGGATGGGCATTTAGAGGGTCCTTACTTTCCACTAGAACAAACGGTCGACACGACGTCACATCCAACTCCAACAATGTGGCTCATAGTTTGCCTCCTTACATGGGGCTTACTCTCCGGCCCGGCTGTGGGCTGTGACGACGAGATTCTCATCTCCGACTCGGAAACTTGGAACCAATGTCTTGCCATTCTCACATCCGACATGTTCAGCCCAGTCCAGACTGGCCTTCAGAGCCAGCGAATCGAATGTAAAAGGTTGCGACCCAAGATAGTCGCCAGGTCCGCCACTTCTACTCCTCAGACTCCTTGTGTCTTCTCTCATCCCTCATTTCGCAATGGCCGTGGCCTTGTTCTCGTCACTACCCCGGAAGTGGCGTCTAACCTATTAAGCCAGGGGGCATTAGATGAGAGGGACCAATACGGACCCCATGGCTCATCATCTCCGGGGGATTTCGTGCCAGGTCCTGTATTGGAACCCGAATCCGGTATCCCGGCGTATGAAGTACGAAGCTTGCCAGGAAGTGGCAAGGGCGTTATTGCTCTTCGTCATATCAAACGAGACGAAATCTTCCTACTAGATCATCCCACTATCCTCATTGCATGGAATTCGATCGGGCTGTTTTGGGATAAGACTCAGGAATCATTTCTCGAAAGTGCACTGATCCATCTACCCAAGGACGCAAAAAGAAGAGTACTCGGACTGTCGAGGACTAACCGAGTTCCGGGTCTGCCACTCTGCGATCTATTCAAAACCAACGTTTGTGGCTTCGTGCTGGGAGATGGAACTCCTCACATTGGTTTATTTACTGAGTTCGCGGTAAGCCGTTTTGAGTGAGTGTGATACCAGGATGTCATTTGATACTGACGACGGAGACTCAAAGAGAATCAACCATGCTTGTGTTCCAAAGTGAGACTGTGCCTTGGTTTCGTTTTGGTAACTATCATACACTAACCCGTAGGCCCCAGTGCTTTCTACAGGGTCTCTCCAAGTCATTTAAGGATGGAGGTCGTCGCTTTCCGCGATATTGAGCCAGGGGAAgagatttatattaactgTGAGTCACTCTGAAACAACCAAACTCAGTGTTATACAGTATAGACTGATAATGGCCAATAGATGCTCATAGCGCCATGCCATCCACAGAGCGTCACCAATACCTAGAGTCCGACTATGGATTTAACTGCAGGTGCTTCCTCTGTACCTCGCCAGAGTTGGAGCGAGCGACATCCGACCGGCACCGAAGGGAATTGGAGGCGCTGCatgttgatattgatatGGCATTGAGGCAACGACGGTGGACTGATGCCGCAAAACACGCCTCGGAAGCTGTTCTGAAGCTTTCTGAAGCTGAGATCCTGGCGCCAGGTATCCTTGATTACTCGCTGACGCCTCTCTACCTTGAGCACTACGAGGAGCTGGCAAGGATCTATCATAAAGTGGGAGATGTCTCCATGGCGAAGAGTTACGGAGACAAGGCCTTTCAGGCCATGTTACACCTCCGTGGGACTGATAGCTACGATGCTCACAAGCTGAGTAGATTTTTGAAGATGATTCGACAGGGCATGCAGTGAAGCGTCCAGCATGCTGTGAGCATGAACATTTGTTCCTCCACCATGGCAGACGTGTGCAATTTGTTGCAGGGCGCGTAATGGCGGGCTCGGTACTGCCCTTCCCTGGAACGAACATCCGACCCCGCCCACGAACTTGCCATCAGCCATTGGATAAACTCGAGTCTACGGATAGATAGGCTGGACTCTTGGATATCAACTCATTCGGCAAAGGTTCGCCCCCCTGCACATATAATCAAGTATAAATCGTCCCGTAAATCTCAGCTATCCTGAATGAATCTCTATAGATAACATATGAATGAATCACAGCTTAAGAGCAATATGTAGCAGCTCTCACTCTCGAAACGCTGCAGAGAAGCGCTCATCAGACGCTGGTTATGAGGAGGCTTCCACAAAGGGTCTAGATCCAGGCAGATCTGCCTCAAAGGTGACTGATACCATAGCTCTTGTGATATGATCCACTGCTACTAGTAAAGGGACTTCTTCATGGTCTTATTCTTTCTCCTTCACTATGTCTACCACCAAACCCGTCTTGGCCTTACAAACTTGGCGATGCTGGAATATTTGGTTAGCAACATCATAGAGCGACCAACAGAATATAATCGCCGCATGGAGATCTGAGAGGTATCTGTAAGGCTCGAAGCAAAAAGGACATATCTTTTGATCAGCGTAATCATGCTCTGCCAACTCCTCCCTTGTTTTGAACACGAGTCCACATGGTCCGCAGGCCGTGTGGCTATCCCGAGCATGATTTTTGTAAGCCACTTCCGTCTCAAAGACCGCCTGGCAATAGTCGTGCACACATATTCTGCCTGTTATCCACGTCTCCTCCAGAATATGTACCTGTCTGACCTCCCAATCATCCGCTTGCGTTCAACAGCTCCAGCAGAAAGTGTCCTGGTGCTTACTATGTAAGTGAGTAATGAGAGCATTAAACAAAAGACAGACACTTAGAGGACCGTCTACCTTTCCTGGCTAATAACGCGTACTTCCTTCTTAAAAGCCTGGTAGTAGCGTCAGGCTCGGTAGTGTCTCGGAAGGTTTTAGCAAACCCCTGAGACAGATGATCATTGCAGGAGTCGACGAAAGGGCTAATATCAAGGTTAGCAAATGTGAGATTAGGTCCGTAAACAGGCCACGTAATTATCAATTATTAGGataaatattaagataaaggtaaataagttagttaagtaagctaggtaatgacttaagtaaataattatattttatacaTAAATTCTAacttagattttataaacttacctaaaccttttaacttatttatttacaacctttaaccttaattttattaactatagttatGCGTAACTGATTTACCCGCTCTAGCTTACAGTAGAGAGAAGATACCCTAGACTGGAAGATATCGGAGTTTGCACAACATAATAATCACTAGACAGGCTTGTGGAGATTCACTCGTAGATACCATGGAAGGATTTGGTCAAAGTCTTTGACTGAACAGGTCTTAGTTTATTGTGAAGAAAATCACTTCAAGCTCGACTACTCCAATGTCGAAGAAAGACCGTGACATACGCCTGCTATCACGGGATCAGATACAGCCCTACCATTTTGGCAGACTAACAGGCAACTATGGGCGTCAAGATAAAGCACAATCGCGTACCGTAATAAGACAACGTGCGCCGCTCTTAAAGCTCTAGCCGTACTAAATACATCGCCGTATATACTCGAAAAGTCCGCTGTAGTTACCGTTCGAGATATCCTCGCAACAGCTCTCACTTTCGACGTGCTGCAGCAGCGCGCTCAGTTTGTTGAAATGTGCTCCGCAGCTATCGCAATCAAGGTCATCGTCGTGATCAGGATTCCAGGGTCTATAGATCTCGTAGTAGTCCCAAACCAACTGTCTAATGTCATGTTCGTCAGACCCCGACTCGCAAGTGTTGGCCTCAAGATGGAGCATCATGGCGGAATAAGAGATGAACATCCTTGAACATCCGAGACATTCGACATTTCTCGCGGCGTGAACCTTGCGGTGCTATGAAAGTATAAGTATGAGGTGAGAAAGTAGTTGGGAAGAACTAACGTTGATCAAGTTCGATCgcgagttgaagaagcggCCGCAGGTTCGGCATTTATGATGAACATCCACATCATGCTCCAGAAGGTCTTCCTCGTCGGAAAAGTACTCGTCGCATGAAAGACAAGCGTGGTGTTCTTCTATCAGATGATCCGTCAGATCATCCTGTGAATCGAAGTCGGGCTCATGATAGCAGCGAGTACAAATATAATGTCGTGCAGAGTTCTCAAGGTGCTGCTGCTTTGCACGTCCGTGGGGGAAGTGTCTTTCACAGCGCCAACAGTAAGTGTGAGAGTGCACGGCACGGATGTGTTGGTCCAGAGAGTTCTCTAGGCGGAAGTGCCTGTCGCAAGGAGGACAGTAAGGCATTTTCGGCTTCGCTAAGCCGATGGCATGATCTGAGAGCTATGAAGTGAATCCGAAGAATAGGCTGGACTTGGAGTATGTCTTGCGGTTTagagagaggcagagagCTGACTGTAAATTTAGGCATGGGTTGTTAAGAACGTGTGTGGTTCAATATTTGGTGGCTGGAAGTAGGTAATTTGATTAGGGGAATATTAAGCTTTCATTTGTCCCGCAAGGCCCACAGCAGGCTACTAGACTGCGTTTGTAAATCAGCAAACAGTTGTTGAAAGCTGTACCACCTCGTTGAATTTTTTTGTTATTCAAAACACTCGTGTAACTGTCTGCCTAGCAACGTATCCATGTAAGCTGGCCAGTGATATTAAACTGCAACATCGAGAAAACCACATGTGACAATTCACAGAGGAACATCCCCAGAGCATCGTCCCTTAACAAGACTAGCGTCCTTCCCTGTCAACCCATCGAAATACTTCAGAAGAGTCTTCACAGGCACCATTTCCATCTTGCCCAGGTCTGGATGCGAAGACTTCAACGTCTTGCCACTCCAAAGAACTCTAACAAAGtactcttccttcttcttgtaaaGCTCAAAAACAACCTCACTTCCCATGCCCGGCCAGACCATCACATCGATCTGAAGAATACTCAACAGCCGACTGATAGAACCGTCGTGTGCAAAGTTGTGAAGATATAAGAGATTTTGCTTGCCGGCTGTGACGGTGCGGAAGTGGCTTGCTAGCTCGGCAATCCATACACCCCATGAAGTAGCGGACGCGGCGAGGGATTCGGGTGCGTCGCGGTACATTTGGGAATATTCCCATTGGCCGAGACGATAGACCTTGTCAGCGAGTGTTTGGTCAACGCAGGTGGTTGAGTTCTTCCCGTTGACTAACTTGCAGGGAAAAGGCTTTTTGTGACATTGGCGAGCAGAGAGGTTATCGTAGTAGTGATCGAAGCTCTCATGGAACCCAACATCGTTAGATGGTACACCAGAGATGTCGTCGAGCGTCTTGTAAAGATCCTTTGTCCTATCAAGATGCGCTTGCCAGTTCTTGTTAGAAGAAGACTTAATAGCGCTCGTCAACTGACTTCCAACACTGCACTTGTACTGCGGCTCCAGACTATCAATGCCAGCTTGTTGAATAAGCAACGGCACTGACTCAGTGGTCTGATACATGCCGTTGATGAACATACCAGCAACCTGACTCGTAATCTGGTTGTTGGTAACTCTGAACATGACTTTACTACGCCAATCTTCTTTGCGGCCTGGAATGAATTTCAAAAGGTCGTGATAAACTTCATAGAGATCTTTTCCATGGACCCAAGAATCATCGAGACCTTCGGCGGTGATTTGGGGAAATTGACAGGATCCGATCCATCCGGAGGGGATGAAGGGGTTGATCTCGGAGGTGAAGTCTTTCCAGTAGCCTTGGGCGTTGGGTTTGGGAGATTCAGTGAATTGGCGGCCGAAATAGTATAGGCCTTGATTATCGCAGTTCCATTGGTATGGCTCCACGGGGAATGCGTTCGCTGCATAGGGAGTACGCTTATGATGTCTTTGGATCTGGGGAATGTCAGTCTTATGATAGCTTTCATTTTGAATGAGTTACTTACCACTTCGACATACTGCAGCTCATAATCCTTGGGAGCTTTCTTATACTCCCTCTTCCTCGCATGAGGCATGTTACACCAATTATACGTCCCATATTTATCATCCGGGGTATGCGACGACTCATAAATAAAGCCCCAAGTGCCCTTCCCATCCAACACTTTATCAAGGTCATTAACCTGATTAGAGCTCGGAGGATACCACTTCATGTTGGGGTCATTTCCCAGTACCGGCGCAGCCGCAAGGAGGCCAAGTAACGAGCTTTTCGGTAGTGACGCCATATCCGCGTATTGTCTCAAAACGAAAAAAGTGCCAAAGGCGAAGACTGCTGTGAGAGCGATCAGTCTCCCTCTGCAACGGAACCAGGAGAGCGTTGCCATTATATAGACTGATGAGGAAGGTGGTTTAGTTGATGGAGGATGATTGTGAGGTTGGAAATTACACGGTTTAATTGGAGCGCACGTGGAGATGTCATTGGTTGAGACATGGTTATGAACTGGGTCTAGTGTTGCGGAGATAAGATGGCATGACATGTTGAGCCAGAACTGAGGATGTATCTTGGAACGTGGATAATCTGAGGGTCTTAAACTTATGGACTTTTCCATTGATGGCTACACTGACCGTTGGAGTGACAGTTGTGACACGTGAGTCTGGTCCGTCAGAGGCTAATCTTGAAGCTTTACTTATTGAGAACACCGAAGTCATGAGTGGAGCTCAAGATGGTTGTTGGAACCGAGTTGTCATTTCAAGGATGTGATGAAAATTCTATGTTGTTGGGTAGAAGGTAATGGAACTGGCTAGGATCTTGATCTGGCCAGAAAACTTCCATTATCTCCATCGGCGAATAAAATTAGATGGGGCGGGTTGAAGTTGGAGTGGAATCCACTATCCCCCAGGTTAAGTTCAGGGGATTGGGGCGGCTATTCAGCGTTCATCTTTAGTGGTGCTGGCCGCTACAGGCCCCACGAGTAAGTAACTTAAGCTCTATACCTGCGCCCACAACCCGATAGATCTTGGCAACAGTTGAGAAAAGAGTATAAGCCAATGTACAGGGCAGCTTTCATTCGTCTTGTCGCTATCAGAGGATGCATTGAAAATGTTGACAACGCGGAGGAATGAAATCATTTGTGAAACAACACTCATCGCCCCCATTCACTCAAGTGAAGGAAGCACAATTACGTCACAGCTGAGGAGAACAGGGAGTAAGCCGTGAGATTCAATGTCTCTCCAACAATGATCACCTTCCATAACCTCTACTCGACAGAGGCTCAACTAGTTGTCTTTCTCAGCTACCATGGATATACCATTTGAAGCTCGGATCCCTCGCGACCCCAAGTTCAAGGCTGACAACAGCAGCGATGCTTTCGTAGCCCTGGCCAAATGGGCAGTGGATTACTCAACAGCTGAGGGGGTCAAAGCAGGTTACAAAGCAGCCTTCCAGTCCGGCCAAGAAAGATTGAGTGGATTTTTATCAAGCCTTCAAGGTTCATCTAGTCAAAAGCCGGTAAGGCATTACATTCTCGTGCCAAGCATGCGGTGAAATTGAACCCGAGATAGGACTTGCCAACGGAAAAGTTGGTTCACTCGCCTCTTAAAGACACGAAGGGAATACGTCTAGTTCAAGTGGACGTCAATGAGTCTGTTCTTTCTCTCACTATGAAAACCTACTCCGCCTCCGAGATACCCCCTTATGTCTGCCTCTCTTACGTCTGGGTCGATTTTGGACCGATGTGGAATCGCGGTCGTGACTTTCGCGAGACTGAGCTTGAGGTTCCTCACTTCAGCCATGCAGATAAAGTCGAAGTAGCGATTAACAACAAGAGGTTTCCTATTGGAGCCAACTTGCACGCTGCGCTACTCGGTTTACACAAATACCTCAACGGCAGACCTATCTGGACTGACGCTGTATGTATTAACCAAGACGACCCCGCTGAAAAGACTTTCCAGGTAGCTCGCATGGATGAGATATACAGTGCAGCTGAAAAGGTGTTCATCTGGCTTGGTAGAAAGCATACGGAACGAACAGCCGCGATGAGCATTCTTAAAGCATGGCCTGCGTTCCCAGAAGACCCAAACAATGCTGATATCCAGTTCCACGGGAAGAAGTACGCAACCGCAAAAGGGTTCTTCGATGCAACTTCAACTGGGTCAGAACTCATATCATGGCTCAGCCTCCTCCGGATGGTCTCAGAGAGCTGGTGGAGCCGAGTTTGGACTGTCCAAGAGTTCATCCTCGCAAAGGAATACGCCTTTTACTACAATGGCGAGGAAGTCCCGACTTCAGAGCTGAAGAAAGCTATGGACTGGACGTACTTTGTCGCGAGTCACTTATCGCCAAAAATGGTGCCTCATTGGGTGACTTTTCAGCCTTCGATGtttgagctgaagaaggctggaCGAAAgctccatcttcttgatgtGACCATGCTTGGAGGAACTAGGATGGCTGGCGATCCGCGTGACAAGGTCTGGGCATTTCTCGGTATAACTGACACGACAACTCTGGGGCAGACACCTCTCAAACCAGACTATAGCAACCGAAACATGGGCGACTTCTACCTCGATATAGCGCAACGTCTTGTCAGTGGTGACGCGGGTCTTCTCATCCTATCTTTGGTCAACCATCCTCTTCCACGAGACTCTTACCAGTTCAAATCGAAGAAGCCAATCGGCAATAAATTGCTAGATAGGCATAAGGCAAAGAAGCGATTTCCTAAAAAGGAACCAGACTGGGCGCCTCTGGAAGAAGATCTCTTTGACGATGCTCTCCAGCCGGATTGGTCTGGGAAGGGAGTGGGTTTTCCAAGCTGGGTTCCAAAGATGGCGAGCGCCGTTGCGGCTGAACCACTGTTtttgaaggagatgaaggctcAACAGGCTCGGGGCAGACCGTTGTATGATCGCAATTGGCGAATCTTCCACGCCGCGTCTAGTGTACAGGGCGGTCACTGGTTGTCCGGAAACGGAAAAGCATTGTCAGTGAGCGCCTGTATTTTGGACAAAATCACCAAGCTTGCTCCCCT
This region includes:
- a CDS encoding hypothetical protein (EggNog:ENOG41); this encodes MWLIVCLLTWGLLSGPAVGCDDEILISDSETWNQCLAILTSDMFSPVQTGLQSQRIECKRLRPKIVARSATSTPQTPCVFSHPSFRNGRGLVLVTTPEVASNLLSQGALDERDQYGPHGSSSPGDFVPGPVLEPESGIPAYEVRSLPGSGKGVIALRHIKRDEIFLLDHPTILIAWNSIGLFWDKTQESFLESALIHLPKDAKRRVLGLSRTNRVPGLPLCDLFKTNVCGFVLGDGTPHIGLFTEFAAPVLSTGSLQVI
- a CDS encoding hypothetical protein (EggNog:ENOG41), which encodes MEVVAFRDIEPGEEIYINYAHSAMPSTERHQYLESDYGFNCRCFLCTSPELERATSDRHRRELEALHVDIDMALRQRRWTDAAKHASEAVLKLSEAEILAPGILDYSLTPLYLEHYEELARIYHKVGDVSMAKSYGDKAFQAMLHLRGTDSYDAHKLSRFLKMIRQGMQ
- a CDS encoding hypothetical protein (EggNog:ENOG41) — protein: MPHARKREYKKAPKDYELQYVEVIQRHHKRTPYAANAFPVEPYQWNCDNQGLYYFGRQFTESPKPNAQGYWKDFTSEINPFIPSGWIGSCQFPQITAEGLDDSWVHGKDLYEVYHDLLKFIPGRKEDWRSKVMFRVTNNQITSQVAGMFINGMYQTTESVPLLIQQAGIDSLEPQYKCSVGSQLTSAIKSSSNKNWQAHLDRTKDLYKTLDDISGVPSNDVGFHESFDHYYDNLSARQCHKKPFPCKLVNGKNSTTCVDQTLADKVYRLGQWEYSQMYRDAPESLAASATSWGVWIAELASHFRTVTAGKQNLLYLHNFAHDGSISRLLSILQIDVMVWPGMGSEVVFELYKKKEEYFVRVLWSGKTLKSSHPDLGKMEMVPVKTLLKYFDGLTGKDASLVKGRCSGDVPL
- a CDS encoding hypothetical protein (EggNog:ENOG41) — its product is MDIPFEARIPRDPKFKADNSSDAFVALAKWAVDYSTAEGVKAGYKAAFQSGQERLSGFLSSLQGSSSQKPDLPTEKLVHSPLKDTKGIRLVQVDVNESVLSLTMKTYSASEIPPYVCLSYVWVDFGPMWNRGRDFRETELEVPHFSHADKVEVAINNKRFPIGANLHAALLGLHKYLNGRPIWTDAVCINQDDPAEKTFQVARMDEIYSAAEKVFIWLGRKHTERTAAMSILKAWPAFPEDPNNADIQFHGKKYATAKGFFDATSTGSELISWLSLLRMVSESWWSRVWTVQEFILAKEYAFYYNGEEVPTSELKKAMDWTYFVASHLSPKMVPHWVTFQPSMFELKKAGRKLHLLDVTMLGGTRMAGDPRDKVWAFLGITDTTTLGQTPLKPDYSNRNMGDFYLDIAQRLVSGDAGLLILSLVNHPLPRDSYQFKSKKPIGNKLLDRHKAKKRFPKKEPDWAPLEEDLFDDALQPDWSGKGVGFPSWVPKMASAVAAEPLFLKEMKAQQARGRPLYDRNWRIFHAASSVQGGHWLSGNGKALSVSACILDKITKLAPLPKKKEDEKAFYKTLRSWYPGRTRLADIPYPPHPSTTVPEALWRTLLTNIWLTTHPAPDACSGHFANYLARISDSASDAKHDLRAKHKPDLEEGDIFAIAVDDAGTDSVLFITEKGYLGLGPARTEVGDVVSLIAGAHVPFVLRKGAQGSVLVGETYVHGVMYGEAVTKADFQPAVIV